A single genomic interval of Aegicerativicinus sediminis harbors:
- the rpsO gene encoding 30S ribosomal protein S15, whose product MYLSKEKKTEIFEKYGSGKSDTGSPEAQIALFTYRINHLTEHLKQNRKDFNTERSLVKLVGKRRSLLDYLTKKDILRYRAIVKELGLRK is encoded by the coding sequence ATGTATTTATCAAAAGAAAAGAAAACGGAGATCTTTGAAAAGTACGGTAGCGGCAAAAGCGATACCGGATCTCCTGAGGCACAAATTGCCCTATTTACTTACAGAATTAATCACTTAACAGAACACTTAAAGCAAAACCGTAAGGACTTTAACACAGAGCGTTCTTTGGTAAAATTAGTTGGTAAACGTAGATCGTTGCTAGATTACCTAACTAAGAAAGATATCTTAAGGTATCGTGCCATCGTTAAAGAATTAGGTCTTAGAAAATAA
- the accD gene encoding acetyl-CoA carboxylase, carboxyltransferase subunit beta: MSWFKRKTKGITTTTEEKKDTPKGLWYKSPTGKIIDTEELEKNYFVSPEDGYHVRIGSKEYFQILFDDGDFKELDPNLVSKDPLSFEDTKKYPERLKSAQEKTGLKDAVRTAIGKSKGKDLVVACMDFSFIGGSMGSVVGEKIARAADYSLKNNIPFVIISKSGGARMMEAAYSLMQLAKTSAKLAQLADAKIPYISLCTDPTTGGTTASFAMLGDINISEPGALIGFAGPRVVQEATGQKLPDGFQTAEFLLEHGFLDFITHRKDLKNKINQYIDLITNQPLRE; the protein is encoded by the coding sequence ATGTCTTGGTTTAAACGCAAAACAAAAGGAATCACAACAACAACCGAAGAAAAGAAAGATACTCCTAAAGGTCTTTGGTACAAATCACCTACCGGTAAAATTATAGATACTGAGGAATTAGAGAAGAATTATTTTGTAAGTCCAGAAGACGGTTATCATGTTCGAATTGGCAGTAAAGAATATTTCCAGATTTTATTTGATGATGGTGATTTCAAGGAACTAGATCCAAATTTAGTTTCTAAAGATCCATTGAGTTTTGAGGATACAAAAAAATACCCCGAAAGGTTAAAAAGTGCTCAAGAAAAGACTGGTTTAAAAGATGCAGTTCGCACTGCCATTGGCAAATCTAAAGGAAAAGATTTAGTGGTTGCTTGTATGGATTTTTCATTTATTGGAGGATCCATGGGAAGTGTCGTTGGAGAAAAAATTGCAAGAGCTGCAGATTATTCGTTGAAAAATAATATTCCTTTTGTTATTATTTCAAAATCTGGCGGTGCACGTATGATGGAAGCTGCATACTCTTTGATGCAATTGGCAAAAACCTCTGCAAAATTGGCCCAGTTAGCCGATGCTAAAATACCTTATATTTCGTTGTGTACAGATCCGACTACTGGTGGTACTACCGCATCTTTTGCAATGCTAGGTGATATTAACATTAGTGAACCAGGTGCCTTAATCGGTTTTGCAGGGCCAAGGGTTGTACAAGAAGCAACAGGACAAAAACTACCTGATGGATTTCAAACTGCCGAATTCTTGTTAGAACATGGCTTTTTAGATTTTATCACCCATCGAAAAGATTTAAAAAACAAAATCAATCAATACATTGATCTTATTACGAATCAACCTCTAAGAGAGTAA
- the fbaA gene encoding class II fructose-bisphosphate aldolase, which translates to MSHNIKAGVATGKEVQEIFKLAKEKGFALPAVNVIGSNTINGVLETAKSLNAPVIIQFSNGGAQFNSGKSLSNENQKSAIVGAIAGAKHVHLMAEAYGVPVILHTDHCAKKLLPWIDGLLDASEEHFAKTGKPLYSSHMIDLSEEPLEENIEICKKYLERMSKMGMTLEIELGITGGEEDGVDNTDVDDSKLYTQPEEVAYAFEELSKVSDQFTIAAAFGNVHGVYKPGNVKLTPKILRNSQTYISEKYNLGPNHIDFVFHGGSGSTVEEIREAIGYGVIKMNIDTDMQYAFMSGVRDYMADKSEYLQSQIGSPDGPDSPNKKYYDPRVWLRKGEETFVARLKKAFEDLNNVNTL; encoded by the coding sequence ATGTCACATAATATTAAAGCAGGGGTAGCTACCGGAAAGGAAGTTCAGGAAATATTCAAATTAGCTAAGGAAAAGGGATTTGCCCTTCCCGCTGTTAACGTTATCGGTTCTAACACCATAAATGGAGTACTTGAAACCGCTAAAAGCCTAAACGCACCGGTCATTATTCAATTTTCAAATGGAGGTGCACAATTCAATTCAGGTAAATCCTTGAGCAATGAAAACCAAAAGTCCGCAATTGTTGGGGCAATAGCTGGAGCTAAGCATGTTCATTTAATGGCGGAGGCGTATGGTGTTCCTGTGATCCTTCATACAGACCATTGTGCAAAAAAATTATTGCCTTGGATCGATGGTTTGCTCGATGCTAGCGAAGAACATTTCGCAAAAACAGGGAAACCTTTGTATAGCTCACATATGATTGATTTATCAGAGGAACCGTTGGAGGAAAATATAGAGATTTGTAAAAAGTACCTTGAGCGAATGAGCAAAATGGGTATGACTTTGGAAATTGAATTAGGTATTACGGGTGGTGAAGAAGACGGAGTAGATAATACAGATGTAGATGATTCTAAACTTTACACCCAACCTGAAGAAGTAGCCTATGCATTTGAAGAATTAAGTAAGGTAAGTGACCAATTTACGATTGCTGCAGCTTTTGGAAATGTACATGGCGTATATAAACCCGGAAACGTTAAATTAACCCCGAAAATTCTGAGAAACTCTCAAACATATATTTCTGAAAAATACAATCTTGGACCTAATCATATAGATTTTGTTTTCCATGGCGGTTCTGGATCAACGGTCGAAGAAATTCGTGAGGCAATTGGATATGGAGTTATTAAAATGAATATTGACACGGATATGCAATATGCATTTATGAGCGGTGTTAGAGATTATATGGCGGATAAGTCTGAATATCTTCAATCCCAAATTGGTAGCCCTGACGGACCAGATTCTCCAAACAAAAAATACTACGATCCAAGAGTTTGGTTACGTAAGGGTGAAGAAACTTTTGTTGCAAGACTTAAAAAGGCTTTTGAAGACCTTAACAACGTGAATACATTATAA